Proteins from a single region of Amycolatopsis sp. CA-230715:
- a CDS encoding acyl-CoA dehydrogenase: MADDAAQLLNPHHYSGGFDAETERLLRATIDWFEARGKAKLVDDYHRRVFYQDFLDFAAKEGLFATFLTPARDGGGSPDKRWDTARIAALSEILGFYGLNYWYPWQVTILGLGPVWQSENAAARARAAAALDAGGVGAFGLSEKDHGADIYSSDLVLTPDGSGGYRASGSKYYIGNGNCASTVSVFGRIDGVEGQDQYVFFYADADHPNYHVVKNVVPSQMFVAEFRLEDYPVRAEDILHTGAEAFSAALNTVNIGKFNLCFGGIGMATHSLYEAITHARNRVLYGNPVTDFPHVRREFVDAYARLTAMKLFSDRAVDYFRSAGPEDRRYLLFNPITKMKVTTEAQKVIGLVADVVAAKGFEADTYLAMAKNDIDGLPKLEGTVAVNLALIAKFMPAYLFDPQPYEAVPTRSDAADDEFLFRQGPARGLSKVRFHDWRVAYKNAAGIANVARFTEQAEMLVKLLTEATPDKDQQADLDFGLALTELFTLVVYGQLVLEQAEITGLSEDLVDQIFAVLVQDFSAAAVELNGKSSSTEVQQRLALASIRKPVSGAERFDRVWHQVEALSGAYAMNP, encoded by the coding sequence ATGGCTGACGACGCGGCCCAGCTGCTGAACCCGCACCACTACTCGGGAGGGTTCGACGCCGAGACCGAGCGCCTCCTGCGCGCCACGATCGACTGGTTCGAGGCACGCGGCAAGGCCAAGCTCGTGGACGACTACCACCGCCGCGTCTTCTACCAGGACTTCCTGGACTTCGCGGCGAAGGAGGGGCTGTTCGCCACCTTCCTGACGCCCGCGCGCGATGGTGGTGGGAGTCCGGACAAGCGGTGGGACACCGCGCGGATCGCGGCGCTGTCGGAGATCCTCGGTTTCTACGGGCTCAATTATTGGTATCCGTGGCAGGTCACGATTCTCGGGCTGGGCCCGGTGTGGCAGAGCGAGAACGCGGCGGCGCGTGCTCGGGCGGCCGCCGCGCTCGACGCGGGTGGGGTCGGCGCGTTCGGACTGTCCGAAAAGGACCATGGCGCGGACATCTATTCGTCGGACCTGGTACTGACCCCGGACGGTTCCGGCGGCTATCGCGCGAGCGGGTCGAAGTACTACATCGGCAACGGCAACTGCGCGAGCACGGTGTCGGTGTTCGGCCGGATCGACGGTGTCGAGGGGCAGGACCAGTACGTCTTCTTCTACGCCGACGCGGACCACCCGAACTACCACGTGGTGAAGAACGTGGTGCCGTCGCAGATGTTCGTGGCGGAGTTCCGGCTGGAGGACTACCCGGTGCGCGCCGAGGACATCCTGCACACCGGCGCGGAAGCGTTCTCCGCCGCGCTCAACACGGTCAACATCGGCAAGTTCAACCTGTGCTTCGGCGGCATCGGCATGGCGACGCATTCGCTGTACGAGGCGATCACGCACGCCCGCAACCGGGTGCTCTACGGCAACCCGGTCACCGATTTCCCGCACGTGCGAAGGGAATTCGTCGACGCGTACGCGCGGCTGACCGCGATGAAGCTGTTCTCCGACCGCGCCGTCGACTACTTCCGCTCGGCTGGCCCGGAGGACCGCCGCTATCTGCTGTTCAACCCGATCACCAAGATGAAGGTGACCACCGAAGCGCAGAAGGTGATCGGCCTCGTCGCGGATGTGGTGGCGGCCAAGGGTTTCGAGGCGGACACCTACCTCGCGATGGCGAAGAACGACATCGACGGGCTCCCGAAGCTCGAAGGGACCGTCGCGGTCAACCTCGCGCTGATCGCCAAGTTCATGCCCGCCTACCTGTTCGACCCGCAGCCCTACGAAGCGGTGCCGACCCGGTCCGACGCCGCCGACGACGAGTTCCTGTTCCGCCAGGGCCCCGCGCGCGGGCTGTCGAAGGTGCGCTTCCACGACTGGCGCGTGGCGTACAAGAACGCGGCGGGGATCGCGAACGTCGCCCGGTTCACCGAGCAGGCCGAAATGCTGGTGAAACTGCTCACCGAAGCCACCCCGGACAAAGACCAGCAGGCGGATCTCGACTTCGGGCTCGCGCTGACGGAACTGTTCACGCTCGTCGTCTACGGGCAGCTCGTGCTCGAACAGGCCGAGATCACCGGACTTTCCGAAGATCTCGTCGACCAGATCTTCGCGGTACTGGTGCAGGACTTCAGCGCCGCTGCGGTGGAGCTCAACGGGAAGTCGAGCTCCACCGAGGTCCAGCAGCGCCTCGCGCTGGCGTCGATCCGGAAGCCGGTGTCCGGCGCGGAGCGCTTCGACCGGGTGTGGCACCAGGTCGAAGCGCTCTCGGGCGCCTACGCGATGAACCCGTAG
- a CDS encoding DUF6401 family natural product biosynthesis protein → MHWIDRLTDRSARRWLCGMGARVESGWVALGTRPDLRLAFGTHLHAVADAVHVELDLSGRAEPLTPLALIAGHAHDVWTTATRGGWQPPAVPSGWTPRESTGLRLLACYWLAATLPHGPKVPQLVPDPVRSSPDLRQLIGSE, encoded by the coding sequence GTGCACTGGATCGACCGCCTGACCGACCGCTCCGCACGGCGCTGGCTGTGCGGCATGGGCGCGCGCGTGGAATCCGGCTGGGTCGCCCTCGGCACCCGCCCCGACCTGCGGCTCGCGTTCGGCACGCACCTGCACGCGGTCGCCGACGCGGTGCACGTCGAACTGGACCTTTCGGGCCGCGCCGAGCCGCTGACCCCGCTCGCGCTGATCGCCGGGCACGCCCACGACGTGTGGACGACCGCCACCCGAGGAGGCTGGCAGCCGCCCGCGGTGCCCTCGGGCTGGACCCCGCGCGAGTCGACCGGCCTGCGGCTGCTCGCCTGCTACTGGCTCGCCGCCACGCTGCCGCACGGGCCGAAGGTGCCCCAGCTCGTGCCGGATCCGGTGCGGTCCTCGCCCGACCTGCGCCAGCTCATCGGATCCGAATAA
- a CDS encoding STAS domain-containing protein — protein MRSHRGDESHHWSFPSRGRPELLTVRAHETTPSVRVVRLCGQLNHDTAPELDRVVARQVTAKPRLLVLDLVEPFWLRPDGVPALVRCAFAAHRAGIALSLVGAEGTEAARRLEAAGWSEMFRFHCSVGDAIKSAD, from the coding sequence ATGAGATCGCACCGGGGAGACGAATCGCACCACTGGTCGTTTCCGTCGCGCGGGCGGCCGGAGCTCCTGACCGTCCGCGCGCACGAAACGACACCGTCGGTCCGCGTCGTCCGCCTGTGCGGGCAGCTCAACCACGACACGGCGCCCGAGCTGGACCGCGTGGTGGCCAGGCAGGTCACGGCGAAACCCCGGCTGCTCGTGCTCGACCTCGTCGAACCGTTCTGGCTGCGCCCTGACGGCGTGCCCGCGCTCGTGCGGTGCGCTTTCGCGGCCCACCGCGCGGGAATCGCACTGAGCCTCGTCGGCGCCGAGGGCACCGAAGCGGCGCGGCGGCTGGAAGCGGCGGGATGGTCCGAGATGTTCCGGTTCCACTGCTCGGTCGGCGACGCGATCAAAAGCGCCGACTGA
- the nadE gene encoding ammonia-dependent NAD(+) synthetase: MSTLERRYLQELIIDELGVPPEFDAAAEVEARIGFLVERLKSSSTKALVLGISGGVDSSTTGRLCQLAAERVRAAGGEATFVAMRLPYGVQADEADAQRALAFIQPDETLTVDVKPASDAMLDSVKNSGVDFQGREDFLHGNIKARQRMIAQYAVAGAHRGLVVGTDHAAEAVMGFFTKYGDGACDLTPLSGLTKRRVRAVATELGAPDAVVHKVPTADLESESPGLPDEQAFGITYEDIDDFLEGKDVSDKAYETIISWHRRTVHKRAVPTPFTR, from the coding sequence GTGAGCACACTGGAACGCCGCTACCTGCAGGAGCTGATCATCGACGAGCTCGGCGTGCCGCCGGAGTTCGACGCCGCCGCCGAGGTCGAAGCCCGGATCGGGTTCCTCGTCGAGCGGCTGAAGTCGTCGAGCACGAAGGCGCTCGTGCTGGGCATCAGCGGCGGGGTGGATTCGAGCACCACCGGCAGGCTGTGCCAGCTCGCCGCCGAACGCGTCCGCGCGGCGGGCGGCGAAGCCACCTTCGTCGCGATGCGCCTGCCCTACGGCGTCCAGGCCGACGAGGCCGACGCCCAGCGCGCGCTCGCGTTCATCCAGCCGGACGAGACGCTGACCGTGGACGTCAAACCCGCGTCCGACGCCATGCTCGACTCGGTGAAGAACAGCGGCGTCGACTTCCAGGGCCGCGAGGACTTCCTGCACGGCAACATCAAGGCCAGGCAGCGCATGATCGCGCAGTACGCGGTCGCCGGCGCGCACCGCGGGCTCGTCGTCGGCACCGACCACGCGGCGGAGGCCGTGATGGGCTTCTTCACCAAGTACGGCGACGGCGCGTGCGATCTGACGCCGCTGTCCGGGCTGACCAAGCGGCGCGTGCGCGCGGTGGCCACCGAACTCGGCGCACCGGACGCGGTGGTGCACAAGGTGCCGACGGCCGATCTGGAGAGCGAGTCCCCCGGCCTGCCCGACGAGCAGGCGTTCGGCATCACCTACGAGGACATCGACGACTTCCTCGAAGGCAAGGACGTCAGCGACAAGGCCTACGAGACGATCATCTCCTGGCACCGCCGTACGGTGCACAAACGAGCGGTGCCGACCCCTTTCACCCGGTAA
- a CDS encoding AfsR/SARP family transcriptional regulator, with product MASISFRVLGPLEVRVAGRTVPLGGPKPRMLLAALLLQPNVAVTADMLTEVLWPGAAPRSAAANIRTYVHSLRRRFGEFGDRLRSRPSGYLVLVEPGELDLAEFEDHAHRAFAEPDREKAAELGETACRCWRGEILEDLPHSHAWAATVARVTELRLTVREHRLKALIDRGAHADAIAELRGLVADHPLREELWENLVLALDGAGRATEARQVCDEAERVLREELDAQPGPRLRALRNRLACPVSVRQLPLDLPDFTGRDRLVGELTTLLRANSGTRPTVAVLSGPPGIGKSALAVRVAHAVRDEFPDGQVHLDLGGTSEAPRQPMDMLAELLHALGVSDAALPKGLGERAALLRSRLAEARLCVLLDDAGAAAQVRPLLPGTGGCAVLVTSRRRLPDLSGAHQFDVEVLTDAEAAALLDGIVGAPRTAAEPAAAAEILRACGHLPLAIRVAGAKLTHRPAWTLQLFGARLHDEQRRLDELRVGDLAVRASVALSYEQLPMRAARAFRGLGALGPVQFPGWAVSALLGSDGSADSEELDVLIDAHLVETASTDATGNPRYRLHDLLRCFATEQPGSPGEDLRRVLEGYLALATEAARRMPIHFFGLTEVDGRKPLWHPGYDELLADPTAWFSAELRAGVLAVTTAVDHGFDDLAWRIAVAFTPYFDLRGHSEDWLRTHEIALAAARRAGDVEGQAIVLRNIGQVDLYRDAYPGSEEAFGESHRLFAAIGDDRGRAIALAGLATALRFRDAIDGSHEHAQRALELFRLVGDRHGEAVAMIAVGAAWMARRCYATAGRWLTDARALAAEIGDRHREAHALKRLALLYQHQGNLSAAREHVDRAIAIFDELGDDHCVGYANQNLGELCLCTGDLAHARLLLVNSLNVHRRNGDRRSEAEVAGLLGDLHDSLSQPERSQDYYARARALWHELADGTAPRDEVPDSPPRLRSVSG from the coding sequence GTGGCATCGATTTCGTTTCGGGTTCTGGGGCCACTCGAAGTGCGGGTGGCCGGGCGAACCGTGCCGCTGGGTGGGCCGAAACCGCGCATGCTGCTGGCCGCGCTGCTGCTCCAGCCCAATGTCGCGGTCACGGCGGACATGCTGACCGAAGTGCTCTGGCCGGGGGCGGCGCCGCGTTCGGCAGCCGCGAACATCCGCACCTACGTGCATTCCCTTCGCCGCCGGTTCGGTGAATTCGGCGACCGCCTGCGAAGCAGGCCGTCCGGCTACCTCGTGCTGGTGGAGCCGGGAGAACTCGACCTCGCCGAATTCGAAGACCACGCGCACCGCGCGTTCGCCGAGCCGGACCGGGAAAAGGCGGCGGAACTCGGGGAAACCGCGTGCCGGTGCTGGCGCGGCGAAATACTCGAAGACCTCCCGCACAGCCACGCCTGGGCGGCGACCGTCGCCCGCGTCACCGAACTGCGGCTCACCGTGCGCGAACACCGGCTCAAGGCACTGATCGACCGCGGCGCCCACGCGGACGCGATCGCGGAGCTGCGCGGGCTCGTCGCGGACCACCCGCTGCGCGAAGAGCTGTGGGAGAACCTCGTGCTCGCGCTCGACGGCGCGGGGCGCGCCACCGAAGCGCGGCAAGTGTGCGACGAAGCCGAACGCGTGCTGCGCGAAGAGCTCGACGCCCAGCCGGGGCCGAGGCTGCGGGCGTTGCGGAACCGGCTCGCCTGCCCGGTTTCGGTGCGCCAGCTCCCGCTCGACCTGCCCGATTTCACCGGCCGCGACCGGCTCGTCGGCGAGCTGACCACGTTGCTGCGCGCGAACTCCGGCACCAGGCCGACCGTCGCCGTGCTGTCGGGGCCACCGGGGATCGGCAAGTCCGCGCTGGCCGTGCGGGTCGCGCACGCCGTCCGCGACGAGTTCCCCGACGGGCAGGTGCACCTCGACCTCGGCGGCACCTCCGAGGCCCCGCGCCAGCCGATGGACATGCTCGCCGAGCTGCTGCACGCGCTCGGCGTCTCCGACGCGGCGCTGCCGAAGGGGCTCGGCGAACGCGCGGCCCTGCTGCGCTCGCGGCTGGCCGAGGCGAGGCTGTGCGTGCTGCTCGACGACGCGGGCGCCGCCGCGCAGGTCCGCCCGCTGCTCCCGGGCACCGGCGGCTGCGCGGTGCTGGTGACCAGCAGGAGACGGCTGCCGGACCTCTCCGGCGCGCACCAGTTCGACGTCGAGGTGCTCACCGACGCCGAGGCCGCGGCGCTGCTCGACGGAATCGTCGGCGCGCCGCGCACCGCGGCCGAACCCGCCGCCGCGGCCGAAATCCTGCGCGCCTGCGGCCACCTCCCCCTCGCCATCAGGGTCGCCGGCGCGAAGCTGACCCACCGTCCCGCGTGGACACTGCAGCTCTTCGGCGCCCGCCTGCACGACGAACAGCGGCGCCTGGACGAACTGCGCGTCGGGGATCTCGCGGTGCGCGCGAGCGTCGCGCTGAGCTACGAACAACTGCCGATGAGAGCGGCGCGCGCGTTCCGCGGGCTCGGCGCGCTGGGCCCGGTGCAGTTCCCCGGCTGGGCCGTGTCGGCGCTCCTCGGCTCGGACGGCTCGGCTGACTCGGAGGAACTCGACGTCCTCATCGACGCGCACCTCGTCGAGACGGCGAGCACCGACGCCACCGGGAATCCGCGCTACCGGCTGCACGATCTGCTGCGCTGCTTCGCGACCGAGCAACCCGGTTCGCCGGGAGAGGACCTGCGCCGCGTGCTCGAGGGCTACCTCGCGCTGGCCACCGAAGCGGCGCGGCGGATGCCGATCCACTTCTTCGGACTGACCGAAGTGGACGGTCGGAAACCGTTGTGGCACCCCGGATACGACGAGCTGCTCGCCGATCCGACGGCCTGGTTCTCCGCCGAGCTGCGCGCCGGGGTGCTCGCCGTGACCACCGCCGTCGACCACGGGTTCGACGATCTCGCGTGGCGCATCGCGGTCGCGTTCACGCCGTACTTCGACCTTCGCGGGCACTCCGAGGACTGGCTGCGGACGCACGAGATCGCGCTCGCCGCCGCGCGCCGCGCCGGTGACGTGGAAGGCCAGGCGATCGTGCTGCGCAACATCGGACAGGTCGACCTCTACCGCGACGCCTACCCCGGCTCCGAAGAGGCGTTCGGCGAATCCCACCGGCTCTTCGCCGCCATCGGCGACGACCGCGGCCGGGCGATCGCGCTCGCCGGGCTGGCCACCGCGCTCCGCTTCCGCGACGCGATCGACGGCTCGCACGAGCACGCGCAGCGCGCGCTGGAGCTGTTCCGGCTGGTCGGCGACCGGCACGGCGAGGCCGTCGCGATGATCGCGGTCGGCGCCGCGTGGATGGCGAGGCGCTGCTACGCCACCGCGGGCCGCTGGCTCACCGACGCTCGCGCGCTGGCCGCCGAAATCGGCGACCGGCACCGCGAAGCGCACGCCCTCAAGCGGCTCGCGCTGCTCTACCAGCACCAGGGCAATCTCAGCGCGGCGCGCGAGCATGTCGACCGCGCCATCGCGATCTTCGACGAGCTCGGCGACGACCACTGCGTCGGCTACGCGAACCAGAACCTCGGCGAGCTGTGCCTGTGCACCGGCGATCTCGCGCACGCCAGGCTGCTGCTGGTGAACTCGCTGAACGTGCACCGGCGCAACGGGGACCGGCGGTCCGAGGCCGAGGTCGCCGGGCTGCTCGGCGACCTGCACGACTCGCTGAGCCAGCCGGAGCGCTCCCAGGACTACTACGCCCGCGCCCGCGCGCTGTGGCACGAGCTGGCAGATGGCACCGCGCCGCGGGACGAGGTGCCCGACTCCCCGCCCCGGCTCCGGTCGGTCTCCGGCTGA
- a CDS encoding glycine-rich domain-containing protein — translation MTSVLTGRATGRSLVSPELFDRLARRIVGEEKLDRDLAERITEQTLAFLVACAVNTGSPLAPSELVDVGWHTFLLHTKDYAAFCERIAGRFLHHVPTDENDPAARGEAARETLSRTVAAIKSSGLAVDPALWPAVGSQCNVDCSQCQNGCSDDPPPACR, via the coding sequence ATGACCTCAGTCCTGACCGGCCGGGCCACCGGTCGCTCGCTCGTCTCACCCGAACTGTTCGACCGGCTCGCGCGCCGGATCGTCGGCGAGGAGAAACTGGATCGGGACCTGGCCGAGCGCATCACCGAGCAAACGCTCGCGTTCCTGGTGGCCTGTGCCGTCAACACCGGCTCGCCGCTCGCGCCGAGTGAACTGGTGGACGTCGGTTGGCACACTTTTCTGTTGCACACCAAGGACTACGCCGCGTTTTGCGAACGGATCGCCGGTCGCTTCCTGCACCACGTTCCCACGGATGAGAACGACCCGGCTGCCCGCGGTGAGGCTGCCCGTGAAACTCTGAGCCGTACTGTGGCCGCGATCAAATCATCCGGGCTCGCCGTCGACCCCGCGCTGTGGCCCGCGGTAGGCAGTCAGTGCAATGTGGACTGTTCGCAGTGCCAGAACGGCTGCTCCGACGATCCGCCACCCGCGTGCCGGTAA